Part of the Papaver somniferum cultivar HN1 unplaced genomic scaffold, ASM357369v1 unplaced-scaffold_9994, whole genome shotgun sequence genome is shown below.
TATGCACAGAATAGACAATGGAGAGTATAATCAGTAAAACTCAATACCAACAATCTGTATTATTAATTCTATACAATGTTAATCAGTGAATAACAATCTTTACGCTATAAAAACTTAATAATTTACAAGTATATATGTTTAACCAAATTATGTATGAAAAATAAATAGAGATCCTATCTAATTTAGGATATTCTTAATAACTCACCTGAAAATATCGGCTCTGAAAAAGTCAATACCCAGAGAGAGAAATCATGAACTAAGACGATGACTCTctttggacatttttttcttctgacAGACAGAATCTCTGATGCCCAATCAAAAACTCTATAAGAAAACCGCCATCCTCGTTTCCTTGATATCTTATGTTCCTTTTCTTATACTGACACGTGGAAATCTATACACAGAGTATCTTAGGATTTATATCTGATCAATAACTTAGAAAATACCTTTACTAACTAAGGGTTCCAGTTCATGTTGGAATTGTGATACGGTTGTCTGAAAAAACCATCACCAAGAGACCCAAGCAGAACTTGATGATTCACAGGACTAACTTGGGGTAGCTGATTTAGTAAAGCCGCCATTGCATTATCATTGCTTCCATTGTTGACATTCTCATTAGTATCGTTGTAGTTTCCACTATTGTCACTGTTGTAGTTCCCATCCAGGTTGTTATTTGTATGGAATTTCTTGGCTGATTGATGCATAGTTATACCTGTAGTGTCTGGCCAATAAGGAGAAGGAAGTGTTCGCTTAAGTGTTTGGGTACTCTCAGTAGTAGATGATGGAAGTGTTCCAGAAAAGATTGGCTTGAAGCTAGATGAAGTCGAAGctgaagaagatgttgaaacaTATTGATTAATACCTTCTGTGTTAGTAGAACCTAATAAACCATTGACGAAATTTTCATCATTTTCGTTGAACTTTGGATTATAATTTGGTTCATGATCTCGATAGTAATATTTTGAGGCTggcagtgaagcaagcatgtcgtCCAATGAATCATCCTTTTCAATTAATCTCTGAGAGCTATTCTTTTTGTAAATTCGGCATAGAACCCAATCATCCAACTGCAAACAGT
Proteins encoded:
- the LOC113346554 gene encoding NAC transcription factor 25-like; its protein translation is MHEYRLADNNESSMKPPCIHPANKNTSLRLDDWVLCRIYKKNSSQRLIEKDDSLDDMLASLPASKYYYRDHEPNYNPKFNENDENFVNGLLGSTNTEGINQYVSTSSSASTSSSFKPIFSGTLPSSTTESTQTLKRTLPSPYWPDTTGITMHQSAKKFHTNNNLDGNYNSDNSGNYNDTNENVNNGSNDNAMAALLNQLPQVSPVNHQVLLGSLGDGFFRQPYHNSNMNWNP